In Canis lupus baileyi chromosome X, mCanLup2.hap1, whole genome shotgun sequence, one DNA window encodes the following:
- the KRBOX4 gene encoding KRAB domain-containing protein 4 isoform X2 — MVLLSLDLRASSLRRLLLKLQSREEQAVEWTSWERRKSGARNAVEAGQRRAACAVQGAKISALCPGQTEMATAQELLTFRDVCVDFTLEEWQQLDSAQKNLYRDVMLENYSHLVSVGYLGAKPDVVLRLGRGEEAGMTEGETPTWKYPVQVQGDTRRNNNSGGSQLSSPGVSSHTRCGPSGCEQDWATLERRLPASIQMPMMRKLRSRP, encoded by the exons ATGGTGCTGCTGTCATTGGACCTGAGGGC AAGCTCCTTGCGGAGACTCCTTTTGAAACTGCAGAGCAGGGAAGAACAGGCCGTTGAATGGACCTCCTGGGAAAGGAGGAAGTCAGGAGCCAGGAATGCGGTGGAGGCGGGCCAGCGAAGGGCAGCGTGTGCAGTGCAGGGTGCCAAG ATCTCCGCCCTTTGTCCAGGGCAGACCGAGATGGCCACGGCCCAG GAATTGTTGACCTTCAGGGATGTGTGTGTGGACTTCACCCTGGAGGAGTGGCAGCAACTGGACTCGGCTCAGAAGAACCTCTACAGGGATGTCATGCTGGAGAACTACAGCCACCTGGTGTCCGTGG GATACCTAGGTGCCAAACCAGATGTGGTCCTCAGATTGGGACGAGGAGAGGAGGCCGgcatgacagagggagagacgcCAACGTGGAAGTATCCAG tccaggtacaaggtgacaccaggagaaacaacaacagtggcggcagccagctctccagcccgggagtcagctcccaca ccAGATGTGGCCCCTCTGGATGTGAACAGGACTGGGCTACTTTGGAAAGAAGGCTTCCTGCCAGCATCCAGATGCCTATGATGAGAAAACTGCGATCACGGCCCTAG
- the KRBOX4 gene encoding KRAB domain-containing protein 4 isoform X1: MACEQVLPLSSSRESKNRKARNPVQSHTARSGCSAETTAHQLQIPAHLHLSFLVYRRASLRPRKISALCPGQTEMATAQELLTFRDVCVDFTLEEWQQLDSAQKNLYRDVMLENYSHLVSVGYLGAKPDVVLRLGRGEEAGMTEGETPTWKYPVQVQGDTRRNNNSGGSQLSSPGVSSHTRCGPSGCEQDWATLERRLPASIQMPMMRKLRSRP, from the exons ATGGCCTGTGAGCAGGTGTTACCGTTATCTTCGTCGCGAGAAAGCAAGAACAGAAAGGCTCGGAAtcctgtccaaagtcacacagcta GATCAGGTTGCAGCGCTGAGACCACTGCTCACCAACTGCAGATTCCAGCTCACCTGCACCTGAGCTTCCTGGTCTACAGAAGAGCCAGTCTGAGGCCTCGGAAG ATCTCCGCCCTTTGTCCAGGGCAGACCGAGATGGCCACGGCCCAG GAATTGTTGACCTTCAGGGATGTGTGTGTGGACTTCACCCTGGAGGAGTGGCAGCAACTGGACTCGGCTCAGAAGAACCTCTACAGGGATGTCATGCTGGAGAACTACAGCCACCTGGTGTCCGTGG GATACCTAGGTGCCAAACCAGATGTGGTCCTCAGATTGGGACGAGGAGAGGAGGCCGgcatgacagagggagagacgcCAACGTGGAAGTATCCAG tccaggtacaaggtgacaccaggagaaacaacaacagtggcggcagccagctctccagcccgggagtcagctcccaca ccAGATGTGGCCCCTCTGGATGTGAACAGGACTGGGCTACTTTGGAAAGAAGGCTTCCTGCCAGCATCCAGATGCCTATGATGAGAAAACTGCGATCACGGCCCTAG
- the KRBOX4 gene encoding KRAB domain-containing protein 4 isoform X6 → MACEQVLPLSSSRESKNRKARNPVQSHTARSGCSAETTAHQLQIPAHLHLSFLVYRRASLRPRKISALCPGQTEMATAQELLTFRDVCVDFTLEEWQQLDSAQKNLYRDVMLENYSHLVSVGYLGAKPDVVLRLGRGEEAGMTEGETPTWKYPDVAPLDVNRTGLLWKEGFLPASRCL, encoded by the exons ATGGCCTGTGAGCAGGTGTTACCGTTATCTTCGTCGCGAGAAAGCAAGAACAGAAAGGCTCGGAAtcctgtccaaagtcacacagcta GATCAGGTTGCAGCGCTGAGACCACTGCTCACCAACTGCAGATTCCAGCTCACCTGCACCTGAGCTTCCTGGTCTACAGAAGAGCCAGTCTGAGGCCTCGGAAG ATCTCCGCCCTTTGTCCAGGGCAGACCGAGATGGCCACGGCCCAG GAATTGTTGACCTTCAGGGATGTGTGTGTGGACTTCACCCTGGAGGAGTGGCAGCAACTGGACTCGGCTCAGAAGAACCTCTACAGGGATGTCATGCTGGAGAACTACAGCCACCTGGTGTCCGTGG GATACCTAGGTGCCAAACCAGATGTGGTCCTCAGATTGGGACGAGGAGAGGAGGCCGgcatgacagagggagagacgcCAACGTGGAAGTATCCAG ATGTGGCCCCTCTGGATGTGAACAGGACTGGGCTACTTTGGAAAGAAGGCTTCCTGCCAGCATCCAGATGCCTATGA
- the KRBOX4 gene encoding KRAB domain-containing protein 4 isoform X3, with translation MACEQVLPLSSSRESKNRKARNPVQSHTARSGCSAETTAHQLQIPAHLHLSFLVYRRASLRPRKISALCPGQTEMATAQELLTFRDVCVDFTLEEWQQLDSAQKNLYRDVMLENYSHLVSVGYLGAKPDVVLRLGRGEEAGMTEGETPTWKYPVQVQGDTRRNNNSGGSQLSSPGVSSHNVAPLDVNRTGLLWKEGFLPASRCL, from the exons ATGGCCTGTGAGCAGGTGTTACCGTTATCTTCGTCGCGAGAAAGCAAGAACAGAAAGGCTCGGAAtcctgtccaaagtcacacagcta GATCAGGTTGCAGCGCTGAGACCACTGCTCACCAACTGCAGATTCCAGCTCACCTGCACCTGAGCTTCCTGGTCTACAGAAGAGCCAGTCTGAGGCCTCGGAAG ATCTCCGCCCTTTGTCCAGGGCAGACCGAGATGGCCACGGCCCAG GAATTGTTGACCTTCAGGGATGTGTGTGTGGACTTCACCCTGGAGGAGTGGCAGCAACTGGACTCGGCTCAGAAGAACCTCTACAGGGATGTCATGCTGGAGAACTACAGCCACCTGGTGTCCGTGG GATACCTAGGTGCCAAACCAGATGTGGTCCTCAGATTGGGACGAGGAGAGGAGGCCGgcatgacagagggagagacgcCAACGTGGAAGTATCCAG tccaggtacaaggtgacaccaggagaaacaacaacagtggcggcagccagctctccagcccgggagtcagctcccaca ATGTGGCCCCTCTGGATGTGAACAGGACTGGGCTACTTTGGAAAGAAGGCTTCCTGCCAGCATCCAGATGCCTATGA
- the KRBOX4 gene encoding KRAB domain-containing protein 4 isoform X10, translated as MATAQELLTFRDVCVDFTLEEWQQLDSAQKNLYRDVMLENYSHLVSVGYLGAKPDVVLRLGRGEEAGMTEGETPTWKYPVQVQGDTRRNNNSGGSQLSSPGVSSHTRCGPSGCEQDWATLERRLPASIQMPMMRKLRSRP; from the exons ATGGCCACGGCCCAG GAATTGTTGACCTTCAGGGATGTGTGTGTGGACTTCACCCTGGAGGAGTGGCAGCAACTGGACTCGGCTCAGAAGAACCTCTACAGGGATGTCATGCTGGAGAACTACAGCCACCTGGTGTCCGTGG GATACCTAGGTGCCAAACCAGATGTGGTCCTCAGATTGGGACGAGGAGAGGAGGCCGgcatgacagagggagagacgcCAACGTGGAAGTATCCAG tccaggtacaaggtgacaccaggagaaacaacaacagtggcggcagccagctctccagcccgggagtcagctcccaca ccAGATGTGGCCCCTCTGGATGTGAACAGGACTGGGCTACTTTGGAAAGAAGGCTTCCTGCCAGCATCCAGATGCCTATGATGAGAAAACTGCGATCACGGCCCTAG
- the ZNF674 gene encoding zinc finger protein 674 isoform X5: MLENYSHLVSVGYLGAKPDVVLRLGRGEEAGMTEGETPTWKYPEFWQVDDQIDHHKESQDRLLWQTALVDKEAQKDQSGQEFTTFRKIIYPNTDFVSIRQRLPKYYSWGRCSKHNLNFLCQNRSSMRQKDDEYKVHWKSCFHSNLDKAQSFAETFFEPNEHGKTLHHKQALNKTQRIQTREKLYECSQCGKVFMQKANLVVHQRTHTGEKPYECCECTKAFSQKSTLIAHQRTHTGEKPYECSECGKTFIQKSTLVKHKRTHTAEKPFVCGECAKAFKSSYHLIRHEKTHIRQAFYEGVHSGKSSLMHQRTLKGEKTECNKHGKPFNEKHNPIKHHTFHTKEKPYECSKCGKSFRGKSHLSVHQRIHTGEKPYECRICGKTFSGKSHLSVHHRTHTGEKPYECRRCGKAFGEKSTLIVHHRTHTGEKPYKCNECGKAFSEKSPLIKHERIHTGERPYKCSDCEKAFSRKSTLIKHQRIHTGEKPYECSECGKAFSVKSTLIVHHRTHTGEKPYECRDCGKAFSGKSTLMKHQRSHTGDKTYKDT; the protein is encoded by the coding sequence aattctggCAAGTTGATGACCAGATAGACCACCACAAGGAGAGCCAAGACAGACTTCTGTGGCAAACTGCATTAGTAGACAAGGAAGCACAGAAAGATCAAAGTGGCCAAGAATTCACAACCTTCAGAAAAATCATTTATCCAAACACAGACTTTGTTTCGATAAGACAGAGACTCCCCAAATATTATTCGTGGGGAAGGTGTTCAAAACATAATTTAAACTTTCTTTGTCAAAATAGAAGCTCTATGAGACAAAAAGATGATGAATATAAGGTACATTGGAAATCATGCTTCCATTCTAATCTTGATAAAGCTCAATCATTTGCAGAGACATTTTTTGAGCCTAATGAACATGGAAAAACCCTCCACCATAAGCAAGCACTTAATAAAACTCAAAGAATTCAAACTAGGGAGAAACTCTATGAGTGTTCTCAATGTGGGAAAGTGTTTATGCAGAAAGCAAACCTCGTGGTACATCAGAGaactcacacaggagagaagcctTATGAATGCTGTGAATGTACAAAAGCCTTCAGCCAGAAATCAACCCTCATTGCACACCAGAGAACTCACACAGGGGAGAAGCCCTAcgaatgcagtgaatgtgggaaaacaTTTATACAGAAGTCAACTCTGGTTAAACATAAGCGAACTCACACAGCAGAGAAACCATTTGTATGTGGTGAATGTGCAAAAGCCTTTAAGAGTTCTTATCACCTTATTAGACACGAGAAAACACACATTAGACAAGCATTTTATGAAGGAGTCCACTCTGGTAAGTCCAGCCTTATGCATCAAAGGACTCTTAAGGGTGAGAAAACTGAGTGTAATAAACATGGGAAACCCTTCAATGAGAAACACAACCCCATTAAACACCACACATTTCATACAAAAGAGAAACCTTATGAGTGCAGTAAATGTGGAAAAAGCTTCAGGGGAAAATCACACCTCTCTgttcatcagagaattcatacaggagagaaaccttatgaGTGCCGCATATGTGGGAAGACATTTAGTGGAAAATCACACCTCTCTGTCCATcatagaactcatacaggagagAAGCCTTATGAATGCAGAAGATGTGGGAAAGCATTTGGTGAAAAGTCAACCCTTATTGTACACCACAGaactcacacaggagagaaaccctataaatgcaatgaatgtgggaaagccttcagcgAGAAGTCACCActgataaaacatgagagaatTCATACAGGAGAGAGACCCTACAAATGCAGTGACTGTGAGAAAGCATTCAGTAGGAAGTCAACTCTAATTAAACATCAGAGAATCCACACAGGAGAAAAACCCTatgaatgcagtgaatgtgggaaagccttcagtgTGAAATCAACTCTCATTGTACATCACAGGactcatacaggagagaaaccctatgaatgcaGGGATTGTGGAAAAGCCTTCAGTGGGAAGTCAACTCTCATGAAACATCAGAGAAGTCATACAGGAGATAAAACCTATAAAGATACTTGA
- the KRBOX4 gene encoding KRAB domain-containing protein 4 isoform X9 — MACEQVLPLSSSRESKNRKARNPVQSHTARSGCSAETTAHQLQIPAHLHLSFLVYRRASLRPRKISALCPGQTEMATAQELLTFRDVCVDFTLEEWQQLDSAQKNLYRDVMLENYSHLVSVGYLGAKPDVVLRLGRGEEAGMTEGETPTWKYPGGAW, encoded by the exons ATGGCCTGTGAGCAGGTGTTACCGTTATCTTCGTCGCGAGAAAGCAAGAACAGAAAGGCTCGGAAtcctgtccaaagtcacacagcta GATCAGGTTGCAGCGCTGAGACCACTGCTCACCAACTGCAGATTCCAGCTCACCTGCACCTGAGCTTCCTGGTCTACAGAAGAGCCAGTCTGAGGCCTCGGAAG ATCTCCGCCCTTTGTCCAGGGCAGACCGAGATGGCCACGGCCCAG GAATTGTTGACCTTCAGGGATGTGTGTGTGGACTTCACCCTGGAGGAGTGGCAGCAACTGGACTCGGCTCAGAAGAACCTCTACAGGGATGTCATGCTGGAGAACTACAGCCACCTGGTGTCCGTGG GATACCTAGGTGCCAAACCAGATGTGGTCCTCAGATTGGGACGAGGAGAGGAGGCCGgcatgacagagggagagacgcCAACGTGGAAGTATCCAG gaggggcctggtGA
- the KRBOX4 gene encoding KRAB domain-containing protein 4 isoform X8, translating to MACEQVLPLSSSRESKNRKARNPVQSHTARSGCSAETTAHQLQIPAHLHLSFLVYRRASLRPRKISALCPGQTEMATAQELLTFRDVCVDFTLEEWQQLDSAQKNLYRDVMLENYSHLVSVGYLGAKPDVVLRLGRGEEAGMTEGETPTWKYPGLLSTTSPKKQEL from the exons ATGGCCTGTGAGCAGGTGTTACCGTTATCTTCGTCGCGAGAAAGCAAGAACAGAAAGGCTCGGAAtcctgtccaaagtcacacagcta GATCAGGTTGCAGCGCTGAGACCACTGCTCACCAACTGCAGATTCCAGCTCACCTGCACCTGAGCTTCCTGGTCTACAGAAGAGCCAGTCTGAGGCCTCGGAAG ATCTCCGCCCTTTGTCCAGGGCAGACCGAGATGGCCACGGCCCAG GAATTGTTGACCTTCAGGGATGTGTGTGTGGACTTCACCCTGGAGGAGTGGCAGCAACTGGACTCGGCTCAGAAGAACCTCTACAGGGATGTCATGCTGGAGAACTACAGCCACCTGGTGTCCGTGG GATACCTAGGTGCCAAACCAGATGTGGTCCTCAGATTGGGACGAGGAGAGGAGGCCGgcatgacagagggagagacgcCAACGTGGAAGTATCCAG gtcttctaagcacaacatctccaaagaaacaagagctttaa
- the KRBOX4 gene encoding KRAB domain-containing protein 4 isoform X4, translating into MACEQVLPLSSSRESKNRKARNPVQSHTARSGCSAETTAHQLQIPAHLHLSFLVYRRASLRPRKELLTFRDVCVDFTLEEWQQLDSAQKNLYRDVMLENYSHLVSVGYLGAKPDVVLRLGRGEEAGMTEGETPTWKYPVQVQGDTRRNNNSGGSQLSSPGVSSHTRCGPSGCEQDWATLERRLPASIQMPMMRKLRSRP; encoded by the exons ATGGCCTGTGAGCAGGTGTTACCGTTATCTTCGTCGCGAGAAAGCAAGAACAGAAAGGCTCGGAAtcctgtccaaagtcacacagcta GATCAGGTTGCAGCGCTGAGACCACTGCTCACCAACTGCAGATTCCAGCTCACCTGCACCTGAGCTTCCTGGTCTACAGAAGAGCCAGTCTGAGGCCTCGGAAG GAATTGTTGACCTTCAGGGATGTGTGTGTGGACTTCACCCTGGAGGAGTGGCAGCAACTGGACTCGGCTCAGAAGAACCTCTACAGGGATGTCATGCTGGAGAACTACAGCCACCTGGTGTCCGTGG GATACCTAGGTGCCAAACCAGATGTGGTCCTCAGATTGGGACGAGGAGAGGAGGCCGgcatgacagagggagagacgcCAACGTGGAAGTATCCAG tccaggtacaaggtgacaccaggagaaacaacaacagtggcggcagccagctctccagcccgggagtcagctcccaca ccAGATGTGGCCCCTCTGGATGTGAACAGGACTGGGCTACTTTGGAAAGAAGGCTTCCTGCCAGCATCCAGATGCCTATGATGAGAAAACTGCGATCACGGCCCTAG
- the KRBOX4 gene encoding KRAB domain-containing protein 4 isoform X7, which produces MACEQVLPLSSSRESKNRKARNPVQSHTARSGCSAETTAHQLQIPAHLHLSFLVYRRASLRPRKISALCPGQTEMATAQELLTFRDVCVDFTLEEWQQLDSAQKNLYRDVMLENYSHLVSVGYLGAKPDVVLRLGRGEEAGMTEGETPTWKYPDNLQIILKIYEFGLRFKERTAGMLQ; this is translated from the exons ATGGCCTGTGAGCAGGTGTTACCGTTATCTTCGTCGCGAGAAAGCAAGAACAGAAAGGCTCGGAAtcctgtccaaagtcacacagcta GATCAGGTTGCAGCGCTGAGACCACTGCTCACCAACTGCAGATTCCAGCTCACCTGCACCTGAGCTTCCTGGTCTACAGAAGAGCCAGTCTGAGGCCTCGGAAG ATCTCCGCCCTTTGTCCAGGGCAGACCGAGATGGCCACGGCCCAG GAATTGTTGACCTTCAGGGATGTGTGTGTGGACTTCACCCTGGAGGAGTGGCAGCAACTGGACTCGGCTCAGAAGAACCTCTACAGGGATGTCATGCTGGAGAACTACAGCCACCTGGTGTCCGTGG GATACCTAGGTGCCAAACCAGATGTGGTCCTCAGATTGGGACGAGGAGAGGAGGCCGgcatgacagagggagagacgcCAACGTGGAAGTATCCAG ataaccttcaaatcatcctgaaaatctacgaattcggcctgagatttaaagagagaacagctggaatgctacagtga
- the KRBOX4 gene encoding KRAB domain-containing protein 4 isoform X5, whose protein sequence is MACEQVLPLSSSRESKNRKARNPVQSHTARSGCSAETTAHQLQIPAHLHLSFLVYRRASLRPRKISALCPGQTEMATAQELLTFRDVCVDFTLEEWQQLDSAQKNLYRDVMLENYSHLVSVGYLGAKPDVVLRLGRGEEAGMTEGETPTWKYPARCGPSGCEQDWATLERRLPASIQMPMMRKLRSRP, encoded by the exons ATGGCCTGTGAGCAGGTGTTACCGTTATCTTCGTCGCGAGAAAGCAAGAACAGAAAGGCTCGGAAtcctgtccaaagtcacacagcta GATCAGGTTGCAGCGCTGAGACCACTGCTCACCAACTGCAGATTCCAGCTCACCTGCACCTGAGCTTCCTGGTCTACAGAAGAGCCAGTCTGAGGCCTCGGAAG ATCTCCGCCCTTTGTCCAGGGCAGACCGAGATGGCCACGGCCCAG GAATTGTTGACCTTCAGGGATGTGTGTGTGGACTTCACCCTGGAGGAGTGGCAGCAACTGGACTCGGCTCAGAAGAACCTCTACAGGGATGTCATGCTGGAGAACTACAGCCACCTGGTGTCCGTGG GATACCTAGGTGCCAAACCAGATGTGGTCCTCAGATTGGGACGAGGAGAGGAGGCCGgcatgacagagggagagacgcCAACGTGGAAGTATCCAG ccAGATGTGGCCCCTCTGGATGTGAACAGGACTGGGCTACTTTGGAAAGAAGGCTTCCTGCCAGCATCCAGATGCCTATGATGAGAAAACTGCGATCACGGCCCTAG